In bacterium, the following are encoded in one genomic region:
- the recJ gene encoding single-stranded-DNA-specific exonuclease RecJ, which produces MDAKEPKWVLPGRDFEIMADRLINERPMPKHFARMLAIRNISTMAEAEAFINPSLNDLRDPFLMADMEKAVKRLKRALTNGERIMILGDYDVDGVCGTALFIRVMSNLGLQVGYHVPNRFKEGYGVSREGIDNAINFGATLIMSVDSGITAFDEAEYIKKKGIDFIITDHHEPQSVLPDAMAVLDPKRNDCNYPFRELAGVGVMFKLLQALYTFTDMDPAELYDELDLVALGTAADVVPLIDENRVLAKFGIERIKNTANTGLAALMEISRAVKERSNSNNIVYFLAPRLNAPGRLSNASKTVDLLICENWLKALKIADEIEKENSVRRMMNDRVYNEAEAMILAMSHDEWNTGIVLASENWHQGVIGIAASRIVEKYYLPTVLISLEHNDGKGSARSIKEFDICAAMGECEDILDTYGGHKYAAGLSIKADKIGEFKVRFRDIIRRDLSLGVPLPSITIDSELDLSSLNDTMINFLNKLSPFGENNPMPLFLTRKLLSVGEPRIVGKNHLKFKVTDNTMVFDAIAFNMGDYLGRVRIGGPPMDVLYNVERNYWMGRKTIQLVVKAIR; this is translated from the coding sequence ATGGATGCAAAAGAGCCAAAATGGGTTCTCCCCGGTCGTGATTTTGAAATCATGGCCGATCGTCTGATAAATGAACGACCGATGCCGAAGCATTTCGCACGGATGCTTGCCATCAGGAACATATCGACCATGGCAGAAGCTGAAGCATTTATAAATCCGTCCCTCAACGATCTTCGCGATCCGTTTCTGATGGCCGATATGGAAAAAGCTGTTAAACGGCTCAAACGGGCGCTGACCAACGGCGAGCGAATCATGATACTTGGCGATTATGATGTTGATGGCGTGTGCGGAACGGCACTCTTTATCAGGGTCATGTCGAACCTGGGTCTTCAGGTGGGATACCATGTGCCCAACCGTTTCAAGGAGGGGTATGGTGTTTCCCGCGAGGGCATCGATAACGCGATTAATTTCGGTGCGACGCTCATCATGAGTGTCGATTCGGGAATAACTGCTTTCGATGAGGCGGAGTATATCAAGAAAAAAGGCATCGATTTCATCATAACCGATCACCATGAGCCCCAGTCTGTACTCCCTGATGCAATGGCTGTACTCGATCCCAAGCGGAACGACTGTAATTACCCCTTCCGCGAGCTTGCCGGGGTCGGTGTCATGTTCAAGCTTCTCCAGGCGCTGTATACCTTTACCGACATGGACCCGGCCGAGCTCTATGATGAGCTCGATCTTGTCGCCCTGGGGACTGCGGCCGATGTCGTGCCCCTCATCGACGAGAACAGGGTATTGGCCAAGTTCGGCATCGAGCGTATAAAAAATACCGCAAACACCGGTCTTGCGGCACTCATGGAAATCTCCAGGGCTGTCAAGGAACGGTCGAATTCCAATAATATCGTCTATTTCCTTGCCCCGCGCCTTAATGCCCCCGGGAGACTATCAAACGCTTCCAAAACCGTCGATCTCCTGATCTGTGAGAACTGGCTCAAGGCGCTTAAAATTGCCGATGAGATTGAAAAAGAAAACTCGGTACGCCGCATGATGAACGACCGTGTATACAATGAGGCGGAAGCGATGATTCTGGCAATGAGCCATGACGAGTGGAACACCGGGATCGTGCTGGCTTCTGAAAACTGGCATCAGGGAGTTATCGGTATCGCTGCTTCACGGATTGTTGAAAAATACTATCTTCCGACTGTGCTCATCTCCCTCGAACACAATGACGGCAAGGGTTCGGCCCGGAGTATCAAGGAATTTGACATTTGCGCCGCAATGGGAGAGTGTGAGGATATCCTCGATACATACGGGGGTCATAAATATGCCGCGGGTCTCAGTATCAAAGCCGATAAAATCGGGGAATTCAAAGTAAGGTTCAGGGATATAATCAGACGTGATCTGTCCCTCGGTGTTCCGTTGCCAAGTATCACGATCGATTCCGAACTCGACCTGTCTTCCCTTAACGACACCATGATCAATTTTCTCAATAAGCTCTCGCCATTCGGAGAGAACAATCCCATGCCGCTGTTCCTTACAAGGAAACTGCTGTCGGTGGGTGAACCGAGGATTGTGGGTAAGAATCATCTCAAGTTCAAAGTTACGGACAACACAATGGTTTTCGATGCAATAGCCTTCAATATGGGGGATTATCTGGGTCGTGTAAGAATCGGCGGGCCTCCGATGGATG